Proteins encoded by one window of Cytophagales bacterium:
- a CDS encoding dodecin domain-containing protein: protein MDDSVYKIIELVGTSEKSWEDATNNAVSQAAKTLRGLRIAEIVEQDATIKDGKITAFRSKVKLSFKFGGS from the coding sequence ATGGATGACTCAGTATACAAAATCATCGAACTCGTAGGTACCAGCGAAAAAAGCTGGGAAGATGCAACCAACAATGCTGTGAGTCAGGCAGCAAAAACCCTTCGCGGTTTGAGGATCGCGGAAATAGTAGAACAGGATGCAACCATTAAGGATGGAAAGATCACTGCTTTTCGTTCAAAAGTGAAGCTAAGCTTTAAGTTTGGAGGAAGCTAA